The following are from one region of the Pseudohongiella spirulinae genome:
- the carA gene encoding glutamine-hydrolyzing carbamoyl-phosphate synthase small subunit yields the protein MNNPAVLALEDGSVFRGKAIGALGLTSGEVVFNTAMTGYQEILTDPSYARQVVTLTYPHIGNTGVNAEDNESDRVWAAGLVIRNLAMTVSNWRSEQSLEEFLKDQNVVSIAEIDTRALTQLLRDKGPLNGCILSGELLAEKGEAFAIEQARAFPGLKGMDLAKEVSVAANYEWTQGEWLPGGVGYPEPQHENPFHVVAYDYGVKRNILRMLAQRNCKVTVVPAQTPAAEVLAMNPDGVFLSNGPGDPEPCDYAIAAIREVLETDIPVFGICLGCQLLALACGARTVKMQLGHHGANHPVQNLDDGTVLITSQNHGFAVDEKTLPANLRATHRSLFDGSLQGVERTDKPAFAFQGHPEASPGPHDIAPLFDKFVSLMEKRAAR from the coding sequence TTGAATAATCCAGCAGTTCTGGCCCTTGAAGATGGCAGTGTCTTTCGGGGCAAGGCTATCGGTGCCCTGGGTCTGACCAGCGGGGAGGTCGTTTTTAACACGGCCATGACCGGCTACCAGGAAATCCTGACCGATCCGTCTTATGCCAGGCAGGTCGTGACTTTGACTTATCCGCATATCGGCAATACCGGCGTCAATGCCGAGGATAACGAATCTGATCGTGTCTGGGCGGCAGGCCTGGTGATCCGCAATCTGGCGATGACGGTCAGTAACTGGCGCAGCGAGCAAAGCCTGGAAGAGTTTCTGAAAGATCAGAATGTGGTATCGATCGCCGAAATTGATACCCGGGCGCTGACTCAGCTATTAAGAGACAAGGGGCCATTAAATGGCTGCATTCTCAGCGGCGAATTATTAGCCGAAAAGGGAGAAGCCTTCGCCATTGAGCAGGCCAGGGCTTTCCCGGGCCTGAAGGGCATGGACCTTGCCAAAGAAGTCTCAGTGGCGGCGAATTACGAGTGGACGCAGGGTGAATGGTTGCCGGGTGGTGTCGGTTATCCGGAGCCGCAACACGAAAACCCCTTCCACGTAGTCGCCTATGACTATGGAGTCAAACGCAATATCCTGCGGATGCTGGCGCAGAGAAATTGCAAAGTGACTGTCGTGCCCGCACAGACACCGGCGGCTGAGGTGCTGGCGATGAACCCTGATGGGGTATTTCTTTCCAACGGGCCGGGTGATCCCGAGCCCTGCGACTATGCCATTGCGGCAATCCGTGAAGTGCTGGAAACAGACATTCCGGTTTTTGGTATCTGTCTGGGCTGTCAATTGCTGGCGCTGGCCTGTGGTGCGCGCACTGTCAAAATGCAACTTGGGCATCACGGAGCAAACCACCCGGTACAGAACCTGGATGATGGCACAGTCCTGATCACCAGTCAGAACCATGGTTTTGCTGTTGATGAGAAGACACTGCCAGCTAATTTACGGGCAACCCACCGATCGCTGTTTGATGGTTCCCTGCAGGGAGTGGAACGCACGGATAAGCCAGCATTTGCATTCCAGGGGCATCCCGAGGCCAGCCCTGGCCCACATGATATTGCACCCCTGTTCGATAAATTTGTGAGCTTGATGGAAAAACGCGCTGCCCGTTGA
- the dapB gene encoding 4-hydroxy-tetrahydrodipicolinate reductase, producing the protein MIRIAIAGVAGRMGRTLVQAVQDKSDQARVTAGTTLPDDPQAGIDVGLVAGVGALGVCSSTSLKACLDDFDVLIDFTAPESTLQHLMLCQAVGKAVVIGTTGFTSQQKQQISAAAADIPVVMAPNMSAGVNISLKLLELAAKAMGDDVDIEIVEAHHRHKKDAPSGTALRMGEVIADALGRKLEEVAVYGREGVGEERDRKTIGFATIRAGDIVGDHTVIFAGNGERLEITHKASSRMTFASGAVRAATWLAGRTPGLYSIDDVLGLNVT; encoded by the coding sequence ATGATTCGTATTGCAATTGCCGGGGTCGCCGGGCGTATGGGCCGGACTCTTGTGCAGGCCGTGCAGGATAAATCCGATCAGGCACGGGTAACGGCCGGAACCACTTTGCCCGATGATCCACAGGCTGGTATTGATGTAGGCCTGGTAGCCGGTGTCGGGGCGCTTGGTGTGTGTTCCAGTACCTCGCTCAAAGCCTGTCTGGATGATTTTGATGTGTTGATCGATTTCACGGCACCGGAGTCGACATTACAACACTTGATGCTGTGTCAGGCCGTCGGCAAGGCTGTTGTTATTGGTACAACAGGTTTTACGTCGCAGCAAAAGCAGCAGATCAGCGCTGCAGCCGCAGATATTCCGGTGGTTATGGCGCCGAACATGAGTGCCGGTGTCAATATCAGTCTGAAATTACTTGAGTTGGCCGCCAAAGCCATGGGGGATGATGTTGATATCGAAATCGTCGAAGCTCACCACCGTCATAAGAAAGATGCGCCGTCGGGGACTGCCCTGCGCATGGGAGAGGTCATAGCCGACGCGTTGGGACGCAAGCTGGAAGAGGTCGCTGTTTACGGGCGTGAGGGAGTCGGCGAGGAACGTGACCGCAAGACCATCGGTTTTGCAACGATACGCGCCGGTGATATCGTCGGCGATCATACCGTCATTTTTGCAGGTAACGGCGAACGGCTGGAGATTACACACAAAGCCAGCAGTCGCATGACCTTTGCCAGCGGCGCAGTGCGGGCTGCGACCTGGTTGGCAGGCCGTACGCCCGGACTGTACTCGATTGACGATGTGCTGGGCTTGAATGTTACATAA
- a CDS encoding DUF3379 family protein: protein MDDLEFRTRAFSNPLDDQADFISATETDAARRQLVHELKAMEHQLKESLNATPVPGDLREKLLAHANDTSQEGAAKHSSFRRLPYAAAATVVLGVFLGINLVQSRPSAQDLEFHDALVEHLYHEEPRYYSSTSPDWSDVMSVSAAAGAELTATPELMALKMQFANYCNLGTDQQGAHLVTIGEHGPVSIVFIKNTPVSKRITIKDSRFQGQIIPTEQGNMAVIGEKSEQLDRYEKLLTDNLHWSI, encoded by the coding sequence ATGGATGATTTGGAATTCCGGACCCGGGCATTCAGCAATCCGCTGGATGACCAGGCTGACTTCATTTCAGCGACAGAGACCGATGCGGCTCGCAGACAATTAGTCCATGAGCTTAAGGCTATGGAGCATCAACTCAAAGAAAGTCTTAATGCAACACCGGTGCCCGGAGATCTGCGAGAAAAGCTGCTGGCACATGCAAATGATACATCCCAGGAGGGCGCTGCAAAACACTCTTCATTTCGACGCCTGCCCTATGCAGCCGCCGCGACAGTGGTTCTTGGTGTATTTCTGGGCATCAATCTGGTTCAGTCTCGTCCCAGCGCACAGGATCTGGAGTTTCACGATGCGCTAGTCGAACACCTGTACCATGAAGAGCCCCGTTACTACTCATCGACCAGCCCCGACTGGTCAGACGTCATGAGCGTGTCGGCGGCAGCAGGCGCCGAACTGACTGCCACCCCGGAGTTGATGGCGCTGAAAATGCAATTTGCAAATTACTGCAACCTGGGCACTGATCAACAGGGCGCTCATTTGGTGACAATTGGCGAGCACGGGCCGGTCTCCATTGTATTTATCAAAAATACACCCGTCAGCAAGCGCATCACCATCAAAGATAGCCGTTTCCAGGGGCAGATTATCCCAACTGAGCAGGGCAACATGGCCGTCATCGGGGAGAAGTCGGAACAGCTCGATCGTTACGAGAAACTGTTGACTGATAATCTGCACTGGTCCATCTGA